From Chengkuizengella sediminis, one genomic window encodes:
- a CDS encoding ABC transporter ATP-binding protein: MLTANVIEKKCNDNREVLLKAVHISKVYGSGSEKFHAVRNIDLEIYKGDFTVIMGSSGSGKSTLLYMLSGLDNLTHGEIYFKDRRIDSYSEVDMASFRAHKIGYVYQSINLVPDLTLYENITFPGYVAGNNKTEVRKKASSLMKLMDIERLKKRFPSQVSGGQQQRAAIARSLISTPEVIFADEPTGALNFEQGNNILNILTNVNKLGQSIVMVTHDLKAACRADRLILIKDGMVEGILELSKYKPENLKEREMRIYSFVSRKE; this comes from the coding sequence ATGTTAACTGCAAATGTAATTGAAAAGAAATGTAATGATAATAGAGAAGTATTATTGAAAGCTGTCCATATTTCAAAAGTTTATGGAAGCGGAAGTGAGAAATTCCATGCAGTCAGAAATATAGATTTAGAAATATATAAAGGTGATTTTACAGTCATTATGGGAAGCTCTGGCTCTGGTAAATCAACGCTTTTATATATGTTAAGCGGATTGGATAATCTGACTCATGGTGAAATCTATTTTAAAGATAGGAGAATAGATTCATACTCTGAGGTTGATATGGCTAGTTTCAGAGCGCATAAAATCGGATATGTATATCAATCTATTAATTTAGTCCCTGACCTTACTTTGTATGAGAATATTACTTTTCCAGGATATGTTGCGGGCAACAATAAAACAGAGGTAAGAAAAAAGGCATCATCACTGATGAAATTAATGGATATCGAAAGGTTAAAAAAAAGATTTCCATCTCAGGTTTCTGGCGGTCAACAACAAAGAGCAGCGATTGCTCGGTCATTAATTAGCACACCGGAGGTTATTTTTGCAGATGAACCGACGGGTGCTCTAAATTTTGAACAAGGTAATAATATACTGAACATTTTAACAAATGTAAATAAATTAGGACAATCGATAGTTATGGTGACGCATGATTTAAAAGCAGCCTGTAGGGCGGACCGACTTATTCTTATTAAAGATGGAATGGTGGAAGGGATTTTAGAGTTGAGTAAATATAAACCTGAAAATTTGAAAGAGAGAGAAATGAGAATTTATTCGTTTGTTTCAAGAAAGGAGTAA
- a CDS encoding ABC transporter ATP-binding protein, with translation MQVVLETNNLLKSYGSTEALRNINIKLEENKIYGLLGRNGAGKTTFLNLISGSIFQDEGDILVYGNQLKKGETPESLCYVKEKNLFFGGAKVIDLLEYAAPYYDNWDWDFAKKLLNLFELDPNKKFKKLSRGMESLVGITIGLASRAPITAFDEPVLGLDPLMREKFYNILVEDYAEHPRTIFMSTHLIDEVSKIVEKIFIMESGSIKLSDDMENIKNKSYFISGKNTEVESFLQDKNIIHRETHGSITIAAIYDTLSNEEKEKAATMELSVDHMPLQKFFSYYSVGGEVNE, from the coding sequence ATGCAGGTCGTTTTAGAAACCAATAACCTACTCAAAAGTTACGGAAGTACAGAGGCATTAAGAAACATTAACATAAAACTGGAGGAAAATAAAATATACGGACTCCTAGGAAGGAATGGAGCAGGAAAAACAACCTTTTTAAATTTAATTAGTGGCAGCATTTTTCAAGATGAAGGGGATATTCTTGTTTATGGAAATCAATTAAAAAAAGGTGAAACTCCTGAATCTCTTTGTTACGTCAAAGAAAAAAACTTGTTCTTTGGTGGGGCAAAGGTCATTGATTTGTTAGAATATGCTGCGCCTTATTATGATAATTGGGACTGGGATTTTGCCAAGAAGTTATTAAATCTTTTTGAGCTAGATCCCAATAAAAAGTTTAAAAAACTTTCGCGGGGTATGGAATCACTAGTTGGGATAACCATTGGACTTGCGAGCAGAGCTCCAATTACTGCTTTTGATGAACCTGTATTAGGCTTGGATCCTCTAATGAGAGAGAAGTTCTATAATATTCTTGTCGAAGATTATGCAGAACACCCTCGAACAATTTTCATGTCGACACATTTAATTGATGAAGTTTCTAAGATTGTAGAAAAAATATTTATTATGGAATCTGGTTCAATTAAATTATCAGATGACATGGAAAATATCAAGAACAAATCATATTTTATTTCTGGAAAAAATACCGAGGTAGAATCTTTTTTACAGGACAAGAATATTATTCATAGAGAAACTCATGGTAGCATTACAATCGCTGCTATCTACGATACTCTGAGCAATGAAGAAAAGGAAAAGGCAGCTACAATGGAACTTTCCGTTGATCATATGCCCTTGCAAAAATTTTTCTCGTATTATTCTGTAGGAGGGGAAGTTAATGAATAG
- a CDS encoding GntR family transcriptional regulator, translating into MIILKASFDDGQPIFLQIAEMIEDDILNQTYEIDDQVMSTTAFAKTFQINPATAVKGINLLVEEGILFKRRGLGMFVAEGAVEKILKKRRDSFYSQYVQRMLNEANKINLTTDDVIKLIKNGNRS; encoded by the coding sequence GTGATTATATTGAAGGCTAGCTTTGATGATGGGCAGCCGATTTTTTTACAAATAGCTGAGATGATCGAAGATGATATTTTAAATCAAACATATGAAATAGATGATCAAGTCATGTCAACCACAGCTTTTGCAAAAACTTTTCAAATTAATCCTGCAACAGCAGTAAAAGGAATTAATCTGCTTGTAGAAGAAGGTATTTTGTTCAAAAGGAGAGGATTGGGTATGTTTGTTGCTGAGGGTGCGGTAGAGAAAATTTTGAAAAAAAGAAGAGATTCTTTTTATAGTCAATATGTACAGAGGATGTTAAATGAAGCTAACAAAATTAATTTAACAACGGATGATGTGATCAAATTGATTAAAAATGGAAATAGGAGTTGA
- a CDS encoding F510_1955 family glycosylhydrolase, whose protein sequence is MKRNKIFTLFLLGMTILPTLAAAHGTEDESLTNSMVPLYLFFGFGILFLLFFILFYILKYKINTMENSKNSQERKHRRAYKNKVQWIRIGWIVSLVGVVISGFVYYNPSGSSDDIVEFGHVHGMGYNSGGNHLLLASHTGLKVYEEGNWREGDGANHDYMGFAMTNDGFYASGHPALGSALKNPLGIVKSRDEGESVDQLTLYGKVDFHLTGVSYNTNTFYVMNPEPNEMMADPGLYFTQDETNTWKKSRLEGYPAQLEANGLAVHPDDDSIVVVTSGDGLYLSKNYGDSFEKLFDGDQTTSAYFDFDGKLWVGTYDDQAKIQQMDINSGEIIEVDIPEMPEDAIQYMTQNPKNNQEITIATFNVDVYKSEDGGQNWSIIAEKGKPELNID, encoded by the coding sequence ATGAAACGTAACAAGATTTTCACTTTATTTTTATTAGGAATGACAATATTACCAACATTGGCAGCAGCACATGGTACTGAGGATGAATCTTTGACAAATTCGATGGTTCCATTATACTTATTCTTCGGATTCGGGATACTATTTTTACTATTCTTTATCTTATTTTATATTTTGAAATATAAAATAAACACGATGGAAAATTCAAAAAATTCGCAAGAACGCAAACATAGAAGAGCATACAAAAACAAAGTTCAATGGATACGTATAGGATGGATTGTATCCCTAGTTGGTGTTGTTATTAGTGGGTTCGTATATTATAACCCAAGTGGCAGCAGTGATGATATTGTTGAATTCGGGCACGTTCATGGGATGGGATATAACTCGGGAGGAAATCACTTACTCCTTGCATCACATACAGGATTGAAAGTATATGAAGAGGGAAATTGGCGAGAGGGTGATGGGGCAAATCATGATTATATGGGATTTGCTATGACCAATGATGGATTTTATGCCAGCGGGCATCCTGCTTTGGGGTCTGCATTAAAAAATCCTCTAGGTATAGTTAAAAGTAGAGATGAAGGAGAAAGTGTAGATCAACTAACTTTATATGGTAAAGTGGATTTTCATCTAACAGGAGTATCTTATAATACCAATACTTTTTATGTTATGAATCCGGAACCAAATGAAATGATGGCAGATCCAGGGTTGTATTTTACACAAGACGAAACAAATACATGGAAAAAAAGCCGTTTAGAAGGTTACCCAGCACAGTTAGAAGCAAACGGGCTGGCAGTTCATCCTGATGATGATTCAATCGTTGTGGTCACTAGTGGGGATGGATTGTATTTATCTAAAAACTATGGTGATTCATTTGAAAAACTTTTTGACGGAGATCAAACAACTTCTGCATACTTTGATTTTGATGGGAAGTTATGGGTTGGCACGTATGATGATCAAGCTAAAATTCAACAGATGGATATAAATTCAGGTGAGATCATTGAAGTTGATATTCCTGAAATGCCAGAAGACGCAATTCAGTACATGACACAAAACCCAAAAAATAATCAAGAAATAACGATAGCTACTTTTAATGTTGATGTATATAAAAGTGAAGATGGTGGTCAAAACTGGAGTATCATTGCTGAAAAGGGAAAACCCGAGTTAAATATTGATTAA
- a CDS encoding DUF2933 domain-containing protein — protein MDWLSLFILLICPIMMIFMMKGMHGSRGHTHENKAACCHGNEHHQNNERNSELDEIKEQNKKLAQEIDNLKKMQEVNEKQGRIMNET, from the coding sequence ATGGATTGGTTATCACTGTTTATTTTACTGATTTGTCCTATCATGATGATTTTTATGATGAAGGGGATGCATGGTAGTCGAGGGCATACACATGAAAACAAAGCAGCTTGTTGTCATGGAAATGAACATCACCAAAATAATGAAAGAAATTCAGAATTGGATGAAATAAAAGAACAAAATAAGAAACTTGCTCAAGAGATAGACAACTTAAAAAAGATGCAAGAAGTGAATGAAAAGCAAGGGAGAATTATGAATGAAACGTAA
- the lgt gene encoding prolipoprotein diacylglyceryl transferase — MKVILFEIGGFAVRSYGLVVVLAILLALGAAYYFAKNTAYRNHLSGVFIYVIIGAMIGARIWHVFLFQWPYYSEHPELIFAIWRGGIAIQGALIGGFLAAALYSRLHKLSFWEFADIVAPAIILGQAVGRIACFLNGDAYGAPTDSGFGIVYPEGTMAYDRYGSQPLWPAEVWEGQWNLIVFAMLLILKNRNWPTGFIFLYYNILYSIGRFSLEFLRGDSPRYALDWTAGQWTSISVILLSFIVMGFLYSLEKKKSNMENNF, encoded by the coding sequence TTGAAAGTCATTTTATTTGAAATAGGGGGATTTGCTGTTAGATCTTATGGGCTTGTCGTTGTACTCGCCATTCTATTAGCATTGGGGGCAGCCTATTATTTTGCTAAAAATACAGCTTATCGTAACCATCTATCAGGTGTTTTCATTTACGTAATTATTGGGGCAATGATCGGTGCAAGAATTTGGCATGTGTTTTTATTTCAATGGCCCTATTATTCTGAACACCCGGAATTAATTTTTGCTATTTGGAGAGGTGGAATAGCTATCCAAGGAGCTTTGATCGGCGGATTTCTAGCGGCTGCACTTTACTCACGTCTCCATAAACTGTCATTTTGGGAATTTGCAGATATTGTAGCTCCTGCTATCATTCTCGGTCAGGCAGTTGGACGTATAGCTTGTTTTTTGAATGGGGATGCTTATGGGGCTCCGACCGATTCAGGATTTGGAATTGTTTATCCAGAAGGGACCATGGCTTATGATAGGTATGGGTCTCAACCACTTTGGCCAGCAGAGGTCTGGGAAGGTCAATGGAACCTTATCGTTTTTGCAATGTTATTAATACTTAAAAATCGTAACTGGCCAACAGGTTTTATCTTTCTTTACTATAATATTTTATATTCCATTGGTAGGTTTTCACTTGAATTCCTCCGTGGTGACTCACCAAGGTATGCGTTAGATTGGACAGCAGGTCAATGGACAAGTATAAGTGTTATATTACTAAGTTTCATAGTTATGGGATTCTTGTATTCACTAGAGAAAAAGAAAAGTAATATGGAAAATAACTTTTAA
- a CDS encoding four-helix bundle copper-binding protein: MTSCLNEPDVQARIHCIQMLRDCADICATASQYMSRNSSYAKQMCSLCSEICTACAEHCAKFQDEHCQKCAKICQQCADECRKMAG, encoded by the coding sequence TTGACTTCATGTTTAAATGAACCAGATGTACAGGCTCGGATTCATTGTATTCAAATGCTTCGAGATTGTGCTGACATTTGCGCTACAGCCTCACAATATATGTCTCGTAACAGCAGTTATGCTAAACAAATGTGCAGTCTTTGTTCAGAAATCTGTACTGCTTGTGCAGAACATTGTGCTAAATTTCAAGATGAACATTGTCAAAAATGTGCAAAAATATGTCAACAATGTGCTGATGAGTGCAGAAAAATGGCAGGTTAA
- a CDS encoding multicopper oxidase domain-containing protein, with translation MFNADNPGDWLFHCHDLLHATNGMVTAVKYNGYYSPFELNGEFHNDPE, from the coding sequence GTGTTCAATGCTGATAACCCTGGAGATTGGTTATTTCATTGTCATGATCTTCTTCATGCGACTAACGGGATGGTAACAGCAGTAAAATATAATGGATACTACTCTCCATTTGAACTAAACGGAGAATTTCATAATGATCCTGAATAA
- a CDS encoding rhodanese-like domain-containing protein: MFQFEVGGLLLGIDKYKKIVFVFHTGSMGENSSQFLINNGYMNVSNLTGGMAKWPGPIS, translated from the coding sequence TTGTTTCAGTTTGAAGTTGGGGGTCTTCTGCTGGGAATAGATAAATATAAAAAAATTGTTTTTGTCTTTCACACTGGATCTATGGGGGAAAATAGTAGTCAATTTTTAATCAACAACGGATATATGAATGTTTCTAACTTAACTGGCGGAATGGCAAAATGGCCAGGTCCTATTTCTTAA